From Motacilla alba alba isolate MOTALB_02 chromosome 4A, Motacilla_alba_V1.0_pri, whole genome shotgun sequence, one genomic window encodes:
- the KLHL13 gene encoding kelch-like protein 13 isoform X4 — protein sequence MSKLTWTAWEWRNIALGSCHEQSLVEEEDPHMKVSLGSSDMGVSAHLQSSKTGTTRFFTSNTHSSVVLQGFDQLRVEGLLCDVTLVPGDGDEVFPVHRAMMASASDYFKAMFTGGMKEQDLMCIKLHGVNKIGLKKIIDFIYTAKLSLNMDNLQDTLEAASFLQILPVLDFCKVFLISGVSLENCVEVGRIANTYNLTEVDKYVNNFILKNFPALLSTGEFVKLPFERLAFVLSSNSLKHCTELELFKAACRWLRYEEPRMEYAAKLMKNIRFPLMTPQDLINYVQTVDFMRTDNTCVNLLLEASNYQMMPYMQPVMQSERTAIRSDSTHLVTLGGVLRQQLVVSKELRMYDEKAHEWKSLAPMDAPRYQHGIAVIGNFLYVVGGQSNYDTKGKTAVDTVFRFDPRYNKWMQVASLNEKRTFFHLSALKGHLYAVGGRNAAGELATVECYNPRMNEWSYVAKMNEPHYGHAGTVYGGLMYISGGITHDTFQKELMCFDPDTDKWTQKAPMTTVRGLHCMCTVGDKLYVIGGNHFRGTSDYDDVLSCEYYSPTLDQWTPIAAMLRGQSDVGVAVFENKIYVVGGYSWNNRCMVEIVQKYDPEKDEWHKVFDLPESLGGIRACTLTVFPPEDNTGSPSRESPLSAP from the exons ATCCCTGGTGGAAGAGGAGGATCCTCATATGAAagtgtctctgggcagcagcgATATGGGCGTCTCTGCCCATCTGCAGTCCTCCAAGACAGGAACCACCAGATTTTTCACCAGCAATACTCACAGTTCTGTGGTATTACAG ggttTTGACCAGCTGCGAGTGGAAGGTTTGCTCTGCGATGTGACGCTCGTTCCTGGAGATGGTGATGAGGTGTTCCCTGTGCACAGAGCAATGATGGCTTCTGCAAGTGATTACTTCAAGGCCATGTTCACAG GAGGCATGAAGGAACAAGATTTAATGTGCATTAAGCTTCATGGAGTGAACAAAATAGGCCTAAAGAAGATCATTGATTTCATCTATACTGCAAAACTTTCCCTTAACATGGACAACCTTCAGGACACTCTGGAAGCTGCCAGTTTTTTGCAGATTTTACCTGTTTTGGACTTCTGTAAAGTATTTCTTATCTCTGGG GTTTCATTGGAAAACTGTGTTGAGGTTGGGCGAATTGCCAACACATACAATCTCACAGAAGTGGATAAATATGTTAATAATTTCATCCTGAAGAACTTCCCTGCATTATTAAGTACTGGTGAATTTGTGAAACTCCCTTTTGAACGTCTTGCCTTCGTGCTTTCAAGTAATAGCCTTAAGCACTGCACTGAACTGGAACTCTTCAAGGCGGCGTGTCGCTGGCTGCGCTACGAGGAGCCTCGCATGGAGTACGCCGCCAAGCTCATGAAGAACATCAGGTTCCCCCTGATGACACCCCAGGATCTTATCAACTACGTTCAGACAGTGGACTTCATGAGAACTGACAATACCTGTGTCAACTTGCTTCTGGAGGCCAGCAATTACCAAATGATGCCGTACATGCAGCCGGTGATGCAGTCGGAGCGGACGGCCATCCGCTCGGACAGCACGCACCTGGTGACGCTGGGCGGGgtgctcaggcagcagctggtggtCAGCAAGGAGCTGCGCATGTACGACGAGAAGGCCCACGAGTGGAAGTCCCTGGCTCCCATGGACGCGCCGCGGTACCAGCACGGCATCGCCGTCATCGGCAACTTCCTCTACGTGGTGGGCGGCCAGAGCAATTACGACACCAAGGGAAAGACGGCGGTGGACACGGTCTTCAGGTTTGATCCGCGCTACAACAAGTGGATGCAAGTGGCATCTCTAAACGAGAAACGGACCTTCTTCCACCTAAGTGCCCTCAAAGGACATTTGTATGCAGTCGGAGGTCGGAATGCAGCGGGCGAGCTAG CCACTGTGGAATGTTACAACCCCAGAATGAACGAGTGGAGCTACGTGGCAAAAATGAACGAGCCCCACTATGGTCACGCTGGAACCGTGTATGGGGGGTTAATGTATATTTCAG GGGGAATTACCCATGACACTTTCCAAAAGGAACTCATGTGCTTTGACCCTGACACAGACAAATGGACTCAGAAAGCTCCGATGACGACAGTCAGAGGTCTGCATTGCATGTGTACTGTAGGAGACAAGCTGTATGTTATTGGTGGAAATCACTTCAGAGGAACCAGTGATTATGATGATGTTCTAAGCTGTGAATATTACTCCCCAACTCTAGACCAGTGGACTCCAATTGCCGCCATGTTACGTGGGCAAAGTGATGTTGGGGTTGctgtctttgaaaataaaatctatgtTGTTGGAGGATATTCTTGGAATAACCGGTGTATGGTGGAAATAGTTCAGAAGTATGATCCAGAAAAAGATGAGTGGCATAAAGTATTTGACCTTCCAGAATCCCTTGGTGGCATTCGAGCCTGCACTCTCACTGTTTTCCCTCCAGAGGACAATACAGGGTCACCGTCCAGAGAGTCTCCTCTGTCAGCACCTTAA